DNA from Acetobacter aceti NBRC 14818:
CCACCCAGAAGCGCGGGATAAAAGGCCATCCCGTGTTTCATCGCCCAAGGAATGAGCAGAAACATCGGCAGGGAAGGCAGCACATACCAGAATGTCGCAAAGACATGCGCCTGCATCCGCTCTGCATCATGGGTTTCCTGCCACAGCCAGAGCATGCCGAAAATCGAGACAAGCGGCAGCGAGGCGATAAGAGCACCTGCTGCCGGATAGCGTTTGGCGACTGATGAGGCGAGAGCGATCATCAGTCCGGACAGCATGACTTTCAGAAGAAAAAACATCGACGCCCCGACTCATTTCTTTTTGCGTTAGCCTGTTTTCGGCAGTCTGCCCACCTCGGGACATGTCGAGAAAAATTACATTCACCTGCGCCATATCAATGCGCCCTAAATCGACATCAACCAGACTCCTTGGGCAAGGGAGACAGAAATGTTCGCGATGCAGCTCAGCAAACCCCATACCCCGCTTGAATGGGTCGAGCTTCCAGACCCTCATCCGGGGCCGGGCCAAATCCGTGTAAAGGTTGGTGCCTGTGGGGTATGTCGCACTGACCTGCATGTGGTGGATGGTGATCTGACCCATCCGGCCTTACCGATCATTCCGGGGCATGAAATCGTCGGCAGGATCGACGAACTGGGAGACGGCGTCACGGATCTGAGCATCGGTCAGCGTGTCGGCATCCCTTGGCTGGGACACACCTGCGGCCATTGTCTCTACTGCGATGAGGGCAAGGAAAATCTCTGCGATCACCCGCTGTTCACCGGCTACACGCGCAATGGTGGTTACGCGACGATGACGGTAGCAGATGCCCGCTACGCCTTCCCGCTGGGAGAAGAGGGAGACGACGTCTCTCTCGCGCCACTGCTCTGCGCTGGGCTGATCGGCTGGCGGTCCCTTTCTCACGCAGGTAATGGCAAGAAAATCGGACTGTACGGATTTGGCGCAGCCGCGCACATCATCGCTCAGGTTCTGCGCTGGCAGGGCAGGGAAGTTTACGCTTTCACCACGCCCGGTGACACGGAAAAGCAGGCATTTGCACGGTCTCTTGGAGCTGTATGGGCAGGTGGTTCGGACGAAATGCCGCCGGATCTTCTTGATGGAGCAATTATCTTTGCCGCTGTCGGCCCTCTGGTGCCTGCGGCTCTCAAGGCCATACGCAAAGGATGCCGCGTGGTCTGCGCCGGGATTCACATGAGTGAAATTCCGGCGTTTTCCTACGATATCCTGTGGGAAGAGCGTGAGATTGTCTCAATTGCCAATCTGACACGGCAGGATGGACTCGATTTTCTGTCTCTTGCCCCAAAGATTGGCATCAAAACAAAGACTACGACCTATCCGCTCAACAAGGCGAATGAAGCTCTGGATGATCTGCGACATGGCCGCTTTGATGGGGCAGCCGTGCTGGTTCCTTAAATCCATGCATCGAGAAATTAATCAAGCACAGCTTGCAGATTACGGATCAGGACAGATGAAGCGTAGGGTTTGTGGATGACAGGCACATCGGAAAATTCGGCGGGAATCATGTCATGCCCCGTATATCCGGTCGTAAAGATGAAAGGCACTCTCTTTTCACGCAGGATTGCGGCGACATCCAGCACATTTTCCTCGCCCAGATTGATGTCCAGAACCGCGACATCCAGTGCTGAGGAGAGAATGAGCTTCTTCGCTTCGCTGACGGATGCCGCAGTACAGATTCCGGCTACGCCATGATCGGTGAGAGTGTCCTCAATCTCCATGGCGATCAGCATCTGATCTTCCACAATCAGAACGTGAGCATTCCTGAGATTGATGCCTCTTTTCTGATCCTCGGCGAGTTCTTGGTTGCATCGATGCGTCATGGACCACGGTTTGCGATCATGCTCGGGGGTTTCATTTACAAAGCGGGCAGGCACCGACAGACGGATATTGACACCCTCGGGACAGAATGTCCGTTCCGCGACGCCGCCCAGTTCATGCGTAAGGGCGCGGGAAAGCAGCAGGGACCCGAACCCGAGATGGGTCGGTTCGCTGACTTTCGGTCCCCCGGTTTCTTTCCAGAGAATGTCCCAGGTCTGATCAACCCTGTTGAATGTCCAGGAAATGGCGAGATGACCCGCCTCACATGACAACGAGCCATACTTGGCTGCATTGGTGG
Protein-coding regions in this window:
- a CDS encoding DUF3147 family protein, giving the protein MFFLLKVMLSGLMIALASSVAKRYPAAGALIASLPLVSIFGMLWLWQETHDAERMQAHVFATFWYVLPSLPMFLLIPWAMKHGMAFYPALLGGCCLTFGLYMATMGVLRWFGYSL
- a CDS encoding zinc-dependent alcohol dehydrogenase family protein, which translates into the protein MFAMQLSKPHTPLEWVELPDPHPGPGQIRVKVGACGVCRTDLHVVDGDLTHPALPIIPGHEIVGRIDELGDGVTDLSIGQRVGIPWLGHTCGHCLYCDEGKENLCDHPLFTGYTRNGGYATMTVADARYAFPLGEEGDDVSLAPLLCAGLIGWRSLSHAGNGKKIGLYGFGAAAHIIAQVLRWQGREVYAFTTPGDTEKQAFARSLGAVWAGGSDEMPPDLLDGAIIFAAVGPLVPAALKAIRKGCRVVCAGIHMSEIPAFSYDILWEEREIVSIANLTRQDGLDFLSLAPKIGIKTKTTTYPLNKANEALDDLRHGRFDGAAVLVP